In the genome of Solibacillus silvestris, one region contains:
- a CDS encoding transcriptional regulator, whose translation MEDNRFRGKFNDRSDQELNFTKEDRTEVIEKIHSLQKSKIQKKSLILPIKIIPVTTALLIVGLCLFLFLPSMLPATINKEISSISVNKETNPTVAGTTGIEEAKVLTTLITVKSEEMDDRIYLNLLLSYSTDKKMVKVVSIPYDTYVPVAEKDEGTVLNDKLLFAYNHGGAKNVRTIVSNLFDIPIDYHAVIELRSFSSLIDSIGGVEYGLQDDITVRGITQAVLEFKKGANHLNGEGIVALMMAATEPNNLDEGNLLKLMEAVIDKAENQTSSNKLKESLANSLSDIQLLDKDIRAIKQISLRGGMIDDAITISNTEGKHIYRFDDEFLNAVSKELTTFK comes from the coding sequence ATGGAAGATAATCGATTCAGAGGTAAATTCAATGATAGGTCAGATCAGGAATTGAATTTTACGAAAGAGGACCGGACTGAAGTAATCGAAAAAATCCATAGCTTACAGAAAAGTAAAATACAAAAAAAATCTTTGATTCTACCAATCAAAATAATCCCAGTTACAACGGCTTTATTAATTGTAGGTCTATGTTTATTTTTATTTCTTCCGTCAATGCTTCCTGCAACAATTAATAAAGAAATAAGCAGCATTAGTGTAAATAAAGAAACGAATCCAACAGTTGCAGGCACCACAGGAATAGAAGAGGCAAAAGTGTTAACAACTTTAATTACGGTTAAGTCTGAAGAAATGGATGATCGAATTTACCTCAATCTTTTACTTTCATACAGTACAGACAAAAAAATGGTGAAAGTAGTATCGATTCCTTATGATACATATGTACCTGTCGCTGAAAAAGATGAAGGGACCGTTTTAAACGACAAATTGTTATTTGCGTATAATCATGGGGGCGCTAAAAATGTGAGAACCATTGTCTCCAATCTTTTTGATATACCGATTGATTATCATGCAGTGATTGAACTGAGGAGTTTTTCTTCGCTCATTGATTCGATAGGTGGGGTAGAGTATGGTTTGCAGGATGATATTACAGTAAGAGGGATAACTCAAGCTGTATTGGAATTTAAGAAAGGCGCCAATCATTTGAATGGAGAAGGAATCGTAGCATTAATGATGGCTGCTACAGAGCCGAACAACCTTGATGAAGGGAACCTTTTAAAGCTGATGGAAGCAGTAATAGATAAAGCGGAAAATCAAACTTCATCAAATAAGTTAAAAGAATCATTAGCAAATTCACTAAGCGATATACAGTTGTTAGATAAGGATATTAGAGCTATCAAACAAATATCTTTAAGAGGCGGAATGATCGATGATGCAATCACAATTAGTAATACAGAAGGCAAACACATTTACAGGTTTGATGATGAGTTTTTAAATGCAGTATCAAAAGAGTTAACTACCTTCAAATAA
- a CDS encoding glycerol-3-phosphate responsive antiterminator GlpP, with protein sequence MPFNDQKIIPAARTIKQFDKVVKSEFEYIVLLEVHLSHLRALKQEAERHGKKLIIHADLIHGLKTDNFAADYLCNDIRPAGIISTRSNMILKAKSRGILAIQRVFLIDTIALEKSYSLLEQTAPDFIELLPGVIPEMIKEVYTHTGIPVITGGLIRTDEQIKQAFDAGAIAITTSNKELWKRFQKVVD encoded by the coding sequence ATGCCGTTTAATGACCAAAAAATCATACCTGCTGCCCGAACAATTAAACAGTTTGATAAAGTAGTAAAAAGTGAATTTGAATATATCGTATTGCTTGAAGTGCATTTAAGTCATTTGCGTGCACTTAAACAAGAGGCCGAACGTCATGGGAAAAAATTAATTATTCATGCGGATTTAATTCACGGCTTGAAGACGGATAATTTTGCCGCGGATTACTTGTGTAACGATATACGTCCGGCAGGCATAATTTCTACACGCTCCAATATGATTTTAAAAGCGAAATCTCGCGGTATTTTAGCGATTCAACGTGTCTTTTTAATCGATACAATTGCGCTGGAAAAAAGCTATTCGCTCCTTGAGCAAACGGCGCCGGACTTTATTGAATTACTCCCAGGTGTTATCCCGGAAATGATTAAGGAAGTATATACGCATACAGGCATCCCTGTTATTACAGGGGGTTTAATTCGGACGGACGAGCAAATTAAGCAGGCATTTGATGCAGGTGCAATTGCCATTACTACATCCAATAAAGAATTGTGGAAACGTTTCCAAAAAGTTGTTGACTAA
- a CDS encoding aquaporin, with protein MSTFTAELVGTMLLILFGGGVVAGVSLHKSKGQGGGWVVITFAWGFAVAMAAYAVGGISGAHLNPALTIALATIGNFAWADVPLFIVAQLLGAFLGAVLVYFVYLPHWKGTKDKGAKLGVFSTTPAVKHIPSNMIAEMVGTFALVLGILALGTNEITAGLNPFLVGILIVVIGMALGGPTGYAINPARDLGPRIAHAILPIPGKGDSAWWYAWVPVVAPIIGGVYGAVFFSFIWNGADATLFWIFSVVVAAIFVAAQMTVSTVEE; from the coding sequence ATGTCAACATTTACAGCCGAGTTAGTCGGCACGATGCTGCTAATATTATTCGGTGGAGGCGTTGTAGCGGGAGTTTCATTGCACAAATCAAAAGGTCAAGGTGGCGGTTGGGTCGTTATCACATTTGCATGGGGCTTTGCCGTAGCGATGGCAGCTTATGCAGTAGGAGGTATTAGCGGAGCGCACTTAAATCCGGCATTAACAATCGCTCTCGCAACAATTGGCAACTTTGCATGGGCAGATGTACCACTGTTTATCGTTGCACAACTTCTCGGAGCGTTTTTAGGGGCTGTGTTAGTGTACTTTGTTTATTTACCGCACTGGAAAGGCACAAAAGACAAAGGCGCAAAACTTGGCGTATTCTCTACAACACCGGCAGTAAAGCATATTCCTTCCAACATGATTGCCGAAATGGTCGGCACATTTGCATTAGTACTGGGGATTTTAGCGTTAGGGACAAATGAAATAACAGCAGGATTAAATCCATTTTTAGTTGGTATTTTAATTGTTGTAATTGGTATGGCATTGGGTGGTCCAACTGGTTATGCGATTAACCCGGCCCGTGACTTAGGTCCACGTATTGCACACGCGATTTTACCGATTCCAGGTAAAGGAGATTCAGCTTGGTGGTATGCATGGGTACCTGTAGTTGCCCCAATTATCGGCGGTGTTTACGGTGCAGTATTCTTTAGCTTCATCTGGAATGGGGCAGATGCAACATTATTCTGGATTTTCAGTGTAGTGGTAGCGGCGATTTTCGTAGCTGCACAAATGACAGTATCAACAGTAGAAGAGTAG
- a CDS encoding NUDIX hydrolase, which yields MSHVRIRCTALIIENNSVLLVEYDDNGIHYNLPGGGLEPGETIREGVAREVFEETTADVEVGPIALIYEFPPHKQSGDYDENAKHGLHVIFECTLKNGSIPKLPEYPDPNQTAVKWIPIEELDSILLLPNIIQQIKNYFDNRRNIELIEDYQLEKLFLK from the coding sequence ATGTCACATGTAAGAATAAGATGTACAGCATTGATCATCGAAAATAATTCGGTACTTTTAGTGGAGTATGATGATAATGGGATACATTACAATTTACCGGGTGGGGGACTTGAACCCGGGGAGACAATAAGAGAGGGTGTCGCAAGAGAAGTGTTTGAAGAAACTACTGCAGATGTTGAAGTTGGACCGATAGCATTAATTTATGAGTTTCCCCCACATAAGCAATCCGGTGATTATGATGAGAATGCCAAACATGGACTACACGTTATTTTTGAATGTACTTTAAAGAATGGTTCGATCCCCAAATTACCCGAATATCCAGATCCTAATCAAACGGCGGTGAAATGGATTCCTATAGAAGAGTTGGATTCAATCTTGCTGCTGCCTAATATAATACAGCAAATAAAGAACTATTTTGATAATAGAAGAAATATTGAATTGATTGAGGATTATCAGTTGGAGAAGCTTTTTTTAAAGTAA
- a CDS encoding glycerol-3-phosphate dehydrogenase, whose product MSTASALQRSVIMNDLQSKEYDVLVIGGGITGVGIALDAITRGLSVALVEMQDFAAGTSSRSTKLVHGGLRYLKQFEIKEVAELGKERAIVYENGPHVTTPVWMLLPFHKGGTFGKFSTSIGLRVYDFLAGVKKSERRYMLTSAQTLEKEPLVKQADLLGGGVYVEYRTDDARLTIEVAKSAIEKGAVLANYTKASGFLYNDAKKIIGIEATDLLSNETIQIHAKKVVNAAGPWVDDVRSIEGKTSGKHLILSKGVHIVFDQSKFPLKQAVYFDTPDGRMVFAIPRNGKTYVGTTDTFYEGDPRNMDIEQSDRDYIMNAIHYMFPNVKVTDTDIESSWAGVRPLIREEGKGPSEISRHDEVWESASGLVTIAGGKLTGYRKMAEAVVDKIAASLNTEFGVASKPCITKDIPISGGEVGGSKHIQTFISKKIESGVKAGLTHEEADYLAQHYGSNVEKVFSYVANANDTMPKALFAQLQYGIEHELVTTPVDFFVRRTGNMFFNIASVLAHKEAVITHMAQQLNWTDAQLSEFTELLNIEIKRATTAK is encoded by the coding sequence ATGTCAACAGCATCAGCTTTACAACGTTCAGTCATCATGAATGATTTACAGAGCAAAGAATATGACGTTTTAGTTATCGGAGGCGGTATTACAGGTGTGGGAATTGCACTTGATGCCATTACGCGCGGTTTATCCGTGGCATTAGTTGAAATGCAGGATTTTGCGGCAGGTACGTCAAGTCGCTCAACAAAATTAGTGCATGGCGGTTTACGCTATTTAAAACAATTTGAAATTAAAGAAGTAGCCGAATTGGGAAAAGAACGGGCAATCGTTTATGAAAATGGACCGCATGTAACGACACCGGTATGGATGTTATTACCGTTCCATAAAGGTGGTACATTCGGTAAATTTTCTACATCTATTGGGTTACGTGTATACGATTTCTTGGCGGGTGTTAAAAAATCAGAGCGCCGCTACATGCTAACGAGTGCGCAAACATTAGAAAAAGAACCTTTAGTGAAGCAAGCCGATTTATTAGGAGGCGGGGTTTACGTTGAATACCGTACTGATGATGCACGTTTAACAATAGAAGTGGCAAAATCTGCGATTGAAAAAGGTGCCGTTTTAGCAAACTATACAAAAGCTTCAGGTTTTTTATATAATGATGCGAAAAAAATTATCGGCATTGAAGCGACAGATTTACTCTCTAATGAGACAATTCAAATTCATGCGAAAAAAGTCGTGAACGCAGCAGGTCCATGGGTGGATGATGTACGTAGTATTGAAGGGAAAACAAGCGGTAAACACTTAATTTTATCAAAAGGTGTGCATATCGTATTTGATCAATCGAAGTTCCCGTTAAAGCAGGCAGTTTATTTTGATACACCAGATGGCCGCATGGTTTTTGCGATTCCTCGTAACGGTAAAACGTATGTTGGTACGACAGATACGTTTTATGAAGGTGATCCTCGTAATATGGATATTGAACAATCCGATCGTGATTACATTATGAACGCTATTCACTATATGTTCCCTAATGTAAAAGTAACGGATACAGATATTGAATCAAGTTGGGCTGGTGTACGTCCCTTAATTCGTGAAGAAGGGAAAGGACCGTCTGAAATTTCCCGCCACGATGAAGTGTGGGAATCCGCTTCAGGCCTAGTTACAATAGCGGGTGGTAAATTAACAGGCTACCGTAAGATGGCGGAAGCTGTTGTAGATAAAATTGCAGCTAGCTTAAATACAGAATTTGGTGTAGCAAGCAAGCCATGTATAACAAAAGACATCCCGATTTCTGGTGGTGAGGTAGGCGGGTCGAAGCATATCCAAACGTTTATTTCGAAAAAGATCGAGTCAGGTGTAAAAGCTGGCTTAACGCATGAAGAAGCGGATTATTTAGCCCAGCATTACGGTTCGAATGTTGAAAAAGTATTTAGCTATGTGGCTAACGCAAACGATACGATGCCAAAAGCATTATTTGCACAGCTGCAATATGGCATTGAGCATGAACTTGTGACGACGCCTGTCGATTTCTTTGTGCGCCGTACTGGTAATATGTTCTTTAATATCGCATCGGTATTGGCACATAAAGAGGCAGTCATTACCCATATGGCTCAACAATTGAATTGGACGGATGCCCAATTATCGGAGTTTACAGAACTGTTAAACATTGAAATTAAGCGTGCAACAACCGCAAAATAA
- a CDS encoding ADP-ribose pyrophosphatase: MDKWKTLKSEYIHKSPFGNIRKDECKLPNGIVIDDYYVNEYSDWVNAVVITKENEMVLVEQYRYAGNEFYLEVPAGKIEENETYEEAIIREVREETGFISESKPILLGEFMVNPATQNNKVITFLLLDAFKEFEQDLDDTEILTIKIMDFNEMTSLIRSKQINTQLFTAHAYTMAKMYLMEKQVTI, encoded by the coding sequence ATGGATAAATGGAAAACTTTAAAATCAGAGTATATACATAAAAGTCCTTTCGGCAATATTCGAAAAGACGAATGCAAGCTTCCTAACGGTATTGTGATAGACGATTATTATGTAAACGAATATTCTGATTGGGTAAACGCCGTCGTTATAACTAAGGAAAACGAGATGGTCCTTGTTGAACAGTACCGTTATGCTGGCAATGAATTTTACCTTGAAGTCCCTGCTGGGAAAATAGAAGAAAATGAAACATACGAGGAAGCAATAATCCGGGAAGTAAGGGAAGAGACCGGTTTTATTTCAGAAAGCAAGCCTATTCTTTTGGGGGAATTCATGGTTAACCCGGCAACGCAAAATAACAAGGTAATTACTTTTCTCTTGCTAGATGCTTTTAAGGAATTTGAACAAGATTTAGACGATACTGAAATTCTTACTATTAAAATAATGGATTTTAATGAAATGACCAGTTTAATTAGGTCAAAGCAGATTAACACACAACTGTTTACAGCGCATGCTTATACAATGGCTAAAATGTACCTTATGGAAAAACAAGTGACTATCTAA
- a CDS encoding CAAX protease, giving the protein MDKNDNRWKARDPWGRKEFILLLLLEFIFVIGFLKGVVSPMYSQWLNNDLYAGTIMGLTIAIILITGVYIVALRPRALSWSEIGIKRFKMSDWKIIIGYSVILLVGAVIIVILTSFIGNTWENSKTESLQQNVTFLTVLIAFVSAAVISPIYEELFYRGFLYRWLRTRIGFYGAIAISSTIFTVVHIPAYNVMPVNFFSGVIFALAYERTNSIWPSVLIHGITNGIMVLLTSLG; this is encoded by the coding sequence ATGGATAAAAACGATAATCGATGGAAGGCAAGGGATCCTTGGGGAAGAAAAGAATTTATTTTATTATTGTTACTGGAATTTATATTCGTTATAGGCTTTTTAAAAGGTGTTGTTTCACCGATGTATTCACAATGGCTGAATAATGATTTATATGCAGGAACAATTATGGGGTTAACTATAGCGATAATTTTAATAACAGGAGTTTATATAGTTGCGCTCCGTCCACGAGCGCTTTCTTGGAGTGAAATTGGAATTAAGCGTTTTAAAATGAGTGATTGGAAAATTATCATTGGATATTCTGTCATTTTACTCGTTGGCGCGGTGATCATCGTCATACTGACTAGTTTTATAGGGAACACTTGGGAGAATAGCAAAACGGAATCATTACAGCAGAATGTAACGTTTCTTACCGTTCTAATTGCTTTTGTTTCAGCTGCTGTAATATCACCGATTTATGAAGAACTTTTTTACCGTGGATTTTTATATCGGTGGTTGCGTACGCGGATCGGGTTTTACGGAGCAATTGCAATCAGTTCAACAATTTTTACAGTTGTACATATCCCTGCTTATAATGTAATGCCGGTAAACTTCTTTAGCGGAGTTATTTTTGCACTTGCATATGAGCGTACGAATTCGATATGGCCATCTGTGCTGATTCATGGTATTACGAATGGAATTATGGTTTTACTGACAAGTTTGGGGTGA
- a CDS encoding epimerase yields MLYYVIDAFTETKFGGNPAGVVIHEDLDEEFMQKFAAEVRFSETAFIKKINSQTFEIKFFTPTSQVELCGHATIASFKALLENKAVENNHTYMMKTLAGTLSVEVNQSFIMMEQAKPKLGKTFNDYEYLADLFNIVKSQIGSADINLVPQAASTGLWDIMLPIKTNEALNALKPDFKALAEFTKVNKVGGVHAFTLDTKEGVAMSRNFCPLYGIDEEAATGTSNGALTYYLFHHNVLNEFNEEYTFLQGYSMDRPSRIITKLVNKNNPLVMVGGNATILTKGKIY; encoded by the coding sequence TTGTTATATTACGTAATTGATGCATTTACAGAAACAAAATTTGGCGGAAATCCAGCAGGTGTAGTAATCCATGAAGATTTAGACGAAGAGTTTATGCAAAAATTTGCTGCGGAAGTTCGCTTTTCAGAGACAGCTTTTATTAAAAAAATAAACTCTCAAACATTTGAGATAAAGTTTTTTACACCGACTTCACAAGTAGAATTATGCGGACATGCTACAATTGCTTCTTTTAAAGCATTGTTGGAAAACAAGGCAGTTGAAAATAACCATACATATATGATGAAAACACTAGCTGGCACACTATCTGTTGAGGTCAATCAATCATTTATAATGATGGAGCAAGCTAAACCTAAACTAGGGAAAACATTTAATGATTATGAGTATTTAGCGGACCTGTTTAATATTGTTAAAAGCCAAATAGGAAGTGCAGATATTAACTTGGTTCCTCAAGCTGCCAGCACGGGGCTCTGGGATATTATGTTGCCTATAAAAACAAATGAAGCTTTAAATGCGCTAAAACCTGATTTTAAAGCTCTTGCTGAATTTACAAAGGTCAATAAAGTAGGCGGTGTCCATGCATTTACGCTTGATACAAAAGAAGGGGTAGCAATGAGTAGAAACTTTTGCCCGCTCTATGGGATTGACGAAGAAGCCGCAACAGGAACTTCAAATGGAGCTTTAACTTATTATCTTTTTCATCATAATGTGTTAAATGAATTTAACGAAGAATACACTTTTCTTCAAGGATACAGTATGGATAGACCTTCTCGCATTATTACGAAATTGGTAAATAAAAATAACCCATTAGTTATGGTAGGCGGGAATGCTACTATACTGACAAAAGGGAAAATTTACTAA
- the glpK gene encoding glycerol kinase (Converts glycerol and ADP to glycerol-3-phosphate and ADP) translates to MTEKFMMALDQGTTSSRAILFDKNGTVFHTAQQEFPQYFPESGWVEHNPEQIWSSVLSCIAAVLSEKNILASQIAGIGITNQRETTVVWDKHTGHPIYNAIVWQSRQTAEICEDLKARGLNDMFRDKTGLLIDAYFSGTKVKWILDNVEGAREKAENGDLLFGTIDTWIIWKLTNGKVHVTDYSNASRTLMFNIYDLKWDEELLDILTVPASMLPEVRSSSEVYGHTDADNLFGQEIPIAGIAGDQQAALFGQACFEQGMVKNTYGTGCFMLMNTGEKAVKSDHGLLTTIAWGLDGKVTYALEGSIFVAGSAIQWLRDGLRMFRKAEESEAYAARVTSSEGVYVVPAFVGLGTPYWDSDVRGAVFGLTRGTEKEHFVRATLESLAYQTRDVLGAMEADSGIPLSTLRVDGGAVKNNFLMQFQSDLLNVPVDRPVVNETTALGAAYLAGLAVGYWETLDDISHYWNLDHKFEPEMDEKEREALYTGWGKAVKAAQAFK, encoded by the coding sequence ATGACAGAAAAATTTATGATGGCGCTAGACCAAGGTACAACAAGTTCTCGTGCAATTTTATTTGATAAAAATGGCACGGTATTTCATACAGCACAGCAGGAGTTTCCGCAATATTTCCCGGAATCAGGTTGGGTAGAGCATAACCCGGAACAAATTTGGTCTTCTGTGCTTTCATGTATCGCAGCTGTGTTATCGGAGAAAAATATACTCGCAAGTCAAATTGCAGGGATTGGTATTACAAACCAGCGCGAAACGACGGTTGTATGGGATAAACATACAGGTCATCCGATTTACAATGCAATTGTCTGGCAATCGCGACAAACAGCTGAAATTTGTGAAGATTTAAAAGCGCGAGGCTTAAATGATATGTTCCGAGATAAAACAGGCTTGCTTATTGATGCGTACTTCTCGGGTACAAAGGTGAAATGGATTTTAGACAATGTAGAAGGCGCTCGCGAAAAAGCGGAAAATGGGGATCTTTTATTCGGTACAATCGATACTTGGATCATTTGGAAATTAACGAACGGTAAAGTGCACGTAACAGATTATTCAAACGCATCCCGAACATTAATGTTCAATATTTACGATTTGAAGTGGGATGAAGAGCTTCTTGATATTTTAACAGTTCCAGCTTCGATGCTTCCAGAAGTGCGTTCTTCTTCAGAAGTTTACGGTCATACAGATGCGGATAATCTTTTCGGTCAAGAAATTCCAATCGCAGGTATCGCGGGCGACCAACAAGCAGCATTATTCGGGCAAGCTTGCTTTGAGCAAGGAATGGTGAAAAATACATATGGCACTGGTTGCTTTATGTTAATGAACACAGGTGAAAAGGCAGTAAAATCTGATCATGGTTTATTAACGACAATTGCATGGGGACTAGACGGCAAAGTAACGTATGCCCTCGAGGGAAGTATTTTCGTAGCCGGCTCTGCTATCCAGTGGCTTCGTGATGGCTTACGTATGTTCCGTAAAGCTGAGGAAAGTGAAGCATATGCAGCTCGTGTAACATCTTCAGAAGGTGTGTATGTTGTGCCGGCATTCGTTGGATTAGGTACTCCTTACTGGGATTCAGATGTGCGCGGTGCAGTATTTGGCTTAACACGTGGTACGGAAAAAGAGCATTTCGTACGGGCAACTCTTGAGTCACTGGCCTATCAAACACGCGATGTATTAGGTGCAATGGAAGCGGATTCAGGAATTCCGTTAAGCACATTACGTGTAGACGGCGGAGCAGTGAAAAATAATTTCTTAATGCAATTCCAGTCAGATCTTTTAAATGTGCCAGTAGATCGCCCGGTTGTAAATGAAACAACAGCTTTAGGTGCTGCTTATTTGGCAGGTTTAGCAGTAGGATATTGGGAGACATTAGATGACATCTCTCACTACTGGAATTTAGACCACAAATTCGAACCTGAGATGGACGAAAAAGAGCGCGAAGCTTTATATACAGGCTGGGGCAAAGCGGTAAAGGCGGCACAGGCGTTTAAATAA
- a CDS encoding guanine permease, with protein sequence MKNFFKFAERGTSYKTETLAGITTFLSIAYILIVNPIILSQSGMDHGAVFTATALTAIIGTLLMGILANFPIAIAPSMGLNSFFTFTVCIGMGIDWQVTLTGVFVAGIIFLILSLFKIREKIINIIPSDLKFAIASGIGFFITFVGLKNGGIIVGNPDTFVAIGDLTSPMTLLAILGIFLTIIMLVKGINGGIFYAMVITTIVGMLFGKIEVPSSIVGSIPSLEPTFGVVFGHLDEIFTAEILTVIFTFLIVAFFDTAGALIGLTSQAGMMKDNKIPNIGKGLLADSAAGVIGAVLGTSTPATSVESSAGIAVGGKTGYTSVVIAACFVIALFFSPLVSVISVEVTSAALIIVGALMAMEIRRINWTKLEIVIPAFLTIIMMPLTSSVVIGIGLGFVLYPICLIAQKRAKEVHPIMYVLCLLFLLYFAFIV encoded by the coding sequence ATGAAAAACTTTTTCAAATTTGCAGAACGGGGTACTTCGTATAAAACGGAAACACTTGCTGGGATTACGACCTTCTTATCAATTGCTTACATTTTGATCGTCAATCCCATTATCCTTAGTCAATCTGGCATGGATCATGGAGCTGTATTTACTGCAACTGCACTTACTGCAATTATCGGTACATTGCTAATGGGCATACTTGCGAACTTCCCGATCGCAATTGCACCGAGTATGGGATTAAACTCATTCTTTACTTTTACAGTTTGTATTGGAATGGGGATTGATTGGCAAGTTACTTTAACAGGTGTTTTTGTTGCCGGCATCATCTTTTTGATTTTAAGTTTATTTAAAATTCGCGAAAAAATTATTAACATTATTCCAAGTGATTTAAAGTTCGCGATTGCTTCAGGGATTGGATTTTTCATCACGTTTGTCGGATTAAAAAACGGTGGCATTATTGTTGGTAATCCAGATACATTTGTGGCGATTGGCGATTTAACTTCACCGATGACGTTATTAGCAATTCTAGGTATTTTCCTTACAATCATTATGTTAGTAAAAGGTATTAACGGCGGTATTTTCTACGCTATGGTCATTACAACAATTGTAGGTATGCTGTTTGGTAAAATTGAAGTACCATCTTCAATCGTTGGTAGTATTCCTAGCCTTGAACCAACATTTGGTGTTGTGTTTGGTCATTTAGATGAAATTTTTACAGCGGAAATCCTGACAGTTATTTTCACGTTCCTTATTGTCGCTTTCTTTGACACAGCAGGTGCATTAATTGGACTAACAAGCCAAGCAGGCATGATGAAAGACAATAAAATTCCGAATATCGGAAAAGGGTTACTTGCCGATTCAGCTGCCGGGGTAATTGGAGCTGTATTAGGTACATCAACACCTGCAACAAGCGTTGAGTCTTCTGCTGGTATTGCTGTTGGAGGAAAAACCGGCTATACGTCAGTAGTTATTGCAGCATGTTTCGTCATTGCATTATTCTTCTCACCACTTGTTAGCGTTATTTCTGTGGAAGTAACATCCGCGGCATTAATTATTGTCGGTGCATTGATGGCTATGGAAATCCGTCGAATTAACTGGACAAAGTTAGAAATCGTTATTCCGGCATTTTTAACAATTATTATGATGCCACTAACTTCTAGTGTAGTTATTGGGATTGGGTTAGGCTTTGTACTTTATCCAATTTGCCTAATCGCACAAAAGCGTGCTAAAGAAGTGCATCCGATTATGTATGTGCTTTGCCTGTTATTCCTTTTATACTTTGCATTTATTGTATAA
- a CDS encoding transcriptional regulator, which produces MKRWTTGEVSKQRNISMRTLRYYDQIDLLTPSFKDEHGKRYYSEEDLFTLEKIIILKSFSLPLEEIRILLDKLTYKQILISHYNHLQEQLSKLQTSIANTTSLINMIDVEHDLSWEHVSKLVHRSQTTAKNWIDYFQYDEKVLLQKIIPSLSHNDVITHQYIVLLNEIESYIKQGIQAESKQGIEIAKKLIKLSDETFQGDDHLIEKFWEVRKLPDEETGLYPISKDVLEFVERCIEYATANPFE; this is translated from the coding sequence ATGAAACGATGGACGACAGGTGAAGTCAGTAAACAACGGAATATATCTATGCGAACACTTCGCTATTACGATCAGATTGATCTCCTTACACCCAGCTTTAAAGATGAGCATGGAAAACGATATTATTCCGAAGAAGACTTATTCACATTAGAGAAAATTATTATTTTAAAGTCTTTTTCTCTTCCTTTAGAGGAAATTAGAATTTTGTTGGATAAATTAACGTATAAACAGATTCTTATTTCACATTACAACCATTTGCAAGAACAGTTATCAAAACTTCAAACGAGTATAGCGAACACGACATCATTAATTAACATGATAGACGTGGAACATGATTTATCATGGGAACATGTTTCGAAACTTGTTCATCGCTCACAAACCACGGCAAAAAATTGGATCGATTATTTTCAATATGACGAAAAGGTTCTTTTGCAAAAAATAATCCCTAGCCTAAGTCATAATGATGTAATAACACACCAGTATATTGTGTTGTTAAATGAAATTGAATCCTATATAAAGCAAGGTATTCAGGCAGAGTCGAAGCAAGGTATTGAAATTGCCAAGAAGCTAATTAAGCTCTCTGATGAGACGTTTCAAGGGGACGATCATTTAATAGAAAAGTTCTGGGAAGTAAGAAAACTGCCCGATGAAGAAACCGGTCTATATCCGATTTCCAAAGATGTATTGGAGTTTGTCGAACGGTGCATTGAATATGCGACAGCTAATCCGTTTGAATAA